TCACAGCTAATTAGCAGTAAAGAGAACAACATGCCTATTGATGTGCCTATTAACAAATTAGCAATATTCGCTCCGCCTGGTAAAATAGCAATGGAATATGTCGTTAAAATTAATACGCATAAGAGGAGAAATAAAATACGAGCAAAAGCGAGCGAAATATTCATAACTATTTAACCTTGAATTCATTAACAAGTTAAAAAAGTTATACAGAAATTCTCGCATTCTTGTCTAGAAGATATTTCAATCCGCTGCTATAGGTAGAGTAGTAAGCACTTTTTTTAATACAGGTCATCATGAGCTTAGTTCAATGGGGTTTTTTAATTTTTATCAATTTTGCCAACATTTCTTTCGTTAATGCAGGCAATGAGGCTACAAGGCTATATGTTCCTGAAGAAACTTTTATTGCAATAAAAGCAGAGAGCGAATCTTTGAAGGGCCTGCCATCTGTTCCTTTATTGAAGGATTATTTTAAAAAAGCTTCGCAAAAGATTAGCGTAAAAAAATATGGCCAGCAAGAGATAGCAATCGATAATAACACGACGGAAACGAAAAGGTTGTATGATGAAGAGTTTAGAGAAAGGGATGAAAACCGCTATAGAGCTCAAGAAAAAAGAGAAGAACAGTACAATCGAAATAACCAAGCGATTGAGCAGGCCTGGGATAGCCAGGTCGAAGAGAAGGATTGGCAAAAAGAAAGAAATAAAAAAAATTTCCTCCATGTAAATCAGCCACCTTCTAAGAAGGGATTTTGGCAAGATCAAGTTAATGCTAGGCTTCTTCAGAGAAAAGAAAAGATAGAAGCTAGTTCACAAAAAGAGCGTTTAGATTTACAGGAGAAAGAACGCTATGTAGGAGAGCAAAAAAAAACAGAGAAGGAGATTCACCAAGAAAAAAGTTTGCTATCTGAGGGGAACGCAAAAAGTTTTTGGGAGAGACAAGAGAAAGAAAGAAATGAGACCAAAAGAAGAGCGACAAGTGTTCAGTACAATATCCGCAGGTATGGCCCTCATGCACCAACATCTTCTGATGCGGACTAAGTCTCTCTATGAGTCATAAAAGGAGATGCTTGTTTTTGAGGATAAATAATGAGATCCACAATTGTAACATGAGGAGGCCGAGAAGCGATAAAGGTAATGGCTTCTGCTATGTCTTTAGCATCTAAGGCTTTGAAATTTTGGTAGACGGCATCTTTATGACTACCCAAAATTGCGTAAAACCGCATTTAATGATATCCCAATTGGCCGACTGGAAGTAACCAGAACAAGTTAGAGCAACGGATTACGAATCCTATTTCCTCTTATTCAAAAGGCCTTGTTGCATAAATCATCCTGCGGACGAAATTTATGCACAAAAGTGAAAAAAATGCTGTGGATAGGATCTTCTTGCTAAAGAGAAGGTGAAACTATTAAATTTTTTGGTTTCCATACTAAAAAATTGAGGTTCACTATGGATCTAACAGCAAAATCAAAATACCGTATCCGCAACTGGTCGGATTATAACAAAGTCCTTATTCAGCTTGGTAGCATAACTTTATGGTTTTCTGAAGAAACTGCTCGTAAATGGCATGAAATAGATCGAACTGGGAAAAGGGGTAGACCTAAGGATTTACTCAGATTATTCAGAAGAGAAGCGCCTCTTTTTTTGTTGACTGGATTCACAAAAGGCGATAGTTATATAGGTTATAAATAAAATTAACCAATATATCTATCACCATGAGTTTTCCCCTTAAATTTAATAAAGCTAAGAATATCTTCAAAATGCATGGGGGGATACTCAATACCGCTAAGGCTATAAAATTAGGGATTCATCCTAAAACTCTTTACAATATGAGAGATCAAGGTGTCTTAGAGCTTTTATCTCGGGGGCTCTATCGCCTTTCTGAAAGTCCTGAAATTGCTCAACCCGATCTAGTAATTATTTCTCAAAAAATTCCTCATGCTGTTATCTGCTTGATTTCTGCATTATCTTTTCATGAAATTACGACGCAAATTCCTCATAAAGTTGATATCGCTATTCCTCTTAAAGCACACAAACCAATCATTGATTATCCACCTGTGCAACTCTTTTGGTATTCTGAGAAAAACTTTCTAGCAGGAATTGAGAAACATAAAATTGATGGGGTTAATGTCCGCGTTTATTCGGTTGAGAAGACTCTTGCAGATTGCTTTAAATATCGAAATAAAATTGGATTAGATATTGCTATGGAAGCGCTAAGACTATATTGGCAAAGAAAAAAAACAAATGTTAGCAAGATTTTAGAATATGCTAAAGTCTGTCGTTGTGAAAAAATTATTAAACCCTACATTGAAATGATAGCTCATGAATAAAGAAAAAAAGAACTTAGCCGAATCAGTCCTGCATCGATTAAAGAACTATGCTAAAACCACTCTTAGAAGAACGGATGAACTTTTGAGATACTTTGCAATTGAACGCTTTTTATACCGCTTAAGCCTTTCTCAGCATTCAGCTAAGTTTTTTTTAAAGGGTGGCTTGATGCTTAAAGCATGGGAAATAAGCAACCATCGCACTACACTTGATATTGACCTACTGGGAAAAACTCAAAATAGCCTTCAAAATATAAAAGGTATTATTACCGACATATGCGATTTGGATGTAGCCGTAGATGGTATTTATTATGAAACGACATCTATAAAACTTACGGAAATGCAAGTAAATGGGGAATATCATGGAGTACGTGTACTTTTTACTGCAAACATGCATTCTGCAAAAATTCCCATGCAACTTGATATTGGATTTAGTGATTTGATTTTTCCTGAACCGCTGGTGGTTGCATATCCTACTATCTTGGATTTCCCTGCTCCAAAGTTGAAAGGTTATACACCAGAAAGTGTAATCGCTGAAAAATTTGAAGCAATGATGAAATTGGGGTTGGTTAACACTCGTATGAAGGACTTTTTTGATGTTTGGATATTATCACAGCAGCGCTCTTTTACTGGTGAATGTTTGCAGAACGCTATCAAAACGACTTTTGAAAAAAGACAAACGCTGCTAAATTCGCTCCCCGATTCAATAAATGAAGTATTTTACACTGACCAAATTCATCAAACACGATGGAAACAGTTTTTGAAAAATATTGAAAGTGAAGAAAAAAATATCGAATTACCAAAGGTAATTAATGAAATTAAAGAATTTCTAGAACCGATTGTCATAGCCTCCATGAATAAGCAAATATTTAGGAAAACATGGAACTATGAGAAAAAATGGGCTTAAAAATATAAAGAGAGAACGAAAATGGCCTTTGTTATAGGGGTTTAAATTTGATTTTTTATTAAATTTTGTATATGTATTTTGGGATGGTTTACTCACTGGATTTAAGAAAAAGAGCTTTAAGTTATATTGCAAATGGCGGGACGCGCGCTGAAGCAAGTAAAATATTTGGCATTGCTTTACCAACTTTAGCAAACTGACTTTCTAGAGAAAAGCAGCAGGATTTAGCTCCTCGAATGTGAGGGTCAAATCCAAGTAAAATAGATAACGAAAAACTTAAAAAATATATTTAAGTTTATCCTGATAGCTATCTTAGAGAAATAGCTGTGGTTTTTAATTCGTCCCTACTGGTCGTTAGTGCCGATTAATTCCATGCGCAAGGTATCTGTCAATGCCCTTAACACATAAACACATATTTTGTACTGCAATACACGCCCCCTCCAGGATAAGTTCCATGTCCTGAAATGCTTCCTACGTTAATGATATGCCCTGAGTTGCGTTTTACCATATTTGGTAGAATTTTAGAAAGCTGGGTTATCGATTGCATAACTTGGTCGTAATTGGCTACGTCACAAATTAAAGGGGTAACATTTACCTGATAATGCTTTTTTTTAATCTGAGGCCAACTGTTTGGGGCGTTCTTTCCTTCTCGCTACAAGAATTAATTGCGCTCCCTCTCTAGCAAATGAATTAGCAGTTGCTAGTCCAAAACCCGAGCTTGCACCTGTGATAGGTACAATTTTGTTTTTTAACATAAGACTTCCTGAAGTAGGGCGTCTAAAATTTCCAGTTTCTTAGGCAAAGCGTGTTTTAATCTGATCAATATGCTTGATTCCTTCTTTATCGATAATTAGTCGAAATTTTTTAATTTCAACTTTTGTTTTCATGTTTTCATCTTGAAAGGTATTTCTCAGTATGATGTTTAGATGGTAGATTTTTGGTAATGATGTATGGATGAGCTCCCTTGTATCGGGATTTAAAGTTGTGTAATTATGCATAGGATCGCTTGCTTTCGTGAGAAAGTCTTGAATATTATAACGAAAAATCATGTTAAGTGCTTTTCTTCTTTTTAAGAGAAATTCTTCATCAGGGAAAATTTTCACAATTTTTTTGATATACATTACCTGTTCGGGTCTTTTAACGGCGGATAGAATTGAGTGAAATTCTTTATTTCTTACTTTAAGTATTTCCGGGTTTACAGCATTTTCATCTACAAAAGTAAAAGACTCTCTTAGTTCACCGATGATGTTTTTCTCGTTAGGCGACTGAATTTCGATCGTATAGTCAGAAAACCAAAGAAGGGCTCTCTGGTAGGAGATATTTTTCAAGCTTTCTTTTAAACGATCTTTTAAAATGTAGGCAAGCACGGTTAATATGATAAAGGGTTCTGAATTCATAACAAAAACTTGGCCTTGCCAAATGAATAAAAGAATATAGATTAACATTGCGACTCCTGCAGAAATAGCACCGATATAGTGGCCATATTTTTGCTGCACTGAAGAACGGCTCGTATTGAGCATGAGAGCATCAATAACGAATTTTTTTAACAAGCCATTCCGGTAAAAAAAAGCTTCTTTCTCTTCACTAGCTGGAGCAATTTTTTCACGATACTTTTTTTCTTCAATGATAAGATGGCAAATCCTATTATCGATTTCTTCATCCAAAGATCTTTTTCTAGCTTCTTGTAAAAGTCCCGTTAAAAAATAGTCGATGCTATTACTTATAAATTCATCAATGAGGTGGAATGCGATGCTAATTTGACTATTTATTAATGTTGTTTCGAAACTTTCCTGCATCTCCAAAAAATATTTTCTAAAGGCTTTAATCTCACTGCAGAATTTGACGATTTCTTGATTGTTAAATTGTGAGGGGGTTAAGATCTTAAGGATTTGGTCTCTTAAACTGCTTCTAAAGATATTGCCTAAAAGCTTTAATTCATCCTCTATGGCTTCAGCGTTAACTTTAGATTGGGATCCCAACATTGCTTTAAGTCTGTTAAGAGGAGAGCCAAGTTGCTTTTTATCCATTAATGCACGAAGAGAGAATTTGGGTGTTTTGTAGCGGATTAAATTGGTTTGATCTCGGTAAAATTCTTCCTTGGGATAGACTTGATCGTTAACCTGCAGAGAGTTAGGAATAAATATATAAAATTCCTGAGTGTAGGTGCTTGCCTTGTGGGGTCTTTTGAGAGAAAATTCCGACTTTAATTCAAATTGCCATTTATCCCGAAATTGGATTTCTCCACTAACAAGGTCTTGCCAAAATTCATCCATAAATTTTAACCTAAAATCATTTTCTCTAATCAATATAAATTTAAAGTTTTATCTTTGTCTGATTCATTGAAGCATTTTAATGCCCAATTAGTAAAATGCAAACTTTGCCCACGGCTTGTTGCCTATCGAGAAACGGTCGATTTGCCAGCTTCCCTAAAGCTACAGCCTTGTTGGAGGAAACCCGTCCCTGGCTTTGGGGATTCACACGCCTGGCTTGCTATTTTAGGCCTTGCGCCATCCTCTCAAGGGGGAAATCGAACAGGGCGTATTTTTACAGGGGACAAGTCTGCAATTTTTCTTATGAGAGCTTTACATCAAGTCGGTTTGGCAAATCAGGAACAATCTACTAGCATCTATGATGGTTTATGCCTAAAGGGATGTTACATGACTGCTGCTGTAAAATGTGTGCCACCTAAACATACCCCAACACGAGAAGAGTTTAAAAGGTGTGTCACATCCTATTTATTACAAGAATTAGAGCTTCTGTCAAATTTAAAAGCAGTTTTGGTTTTAGGTCGTTTAGCATTCGATGCTTATTTTGAATGGGCAAAACAATTGAACCCCCATTTAACCAAACCCTCGTTTGTTCACGGTAGAGAATACCGCTTTCCTCATTTACCCATTCTTTATGCAAGCTATCATCCTAGTCCGCGAAATACAAATACTGGTCTCCTTACACAGGATATGTTGATTCATTTAATGATGAAAATTATAGAATTAAATAAATGATTGATTGCTTAAAACTAATGCGCTATACCTAAATTTAATGGAGGTGTATCTATGGAACGTGAGGCATGGGTAGTTGTTGCAGATAATGCATACGCTAGAATCTTTCGTCTAGAGAAAAACCGTCACCTTGTCGAGGTGGAAACTCTTGTTCATCCTGCGAGCCGATTAAGAGAGCAAGATCTTGTTTCTGATCGTCCTGGACGCTCATTTGAGAGTAGTACTGTAGCTAGAAGGTCTGTAGGTACGACAAATCCCCCTAAAAAACAAGAGGCGATTAATTTTTCCAAAATTGTTGCTAACTATCTTAACGAAGCAACCAATTGTAACAGATGTGAGAAAATTTACTTAGCTGCGAGCCCTTCATTCCTTGGTTTACTAAGGCAATCATTAAATAAAACAACAACGCAAATAATTGAAAATGAGATAAATAAAGAAATCACTCATTTGGATCCAAAAGAAATTTGCGCATTTTTCCCTTTTGCACATCCTTAAGGCGCTTTTTAGCAAAAAAGTGTTAAAGAGAAAACTCATATGACATTTCAAAAGCTTACAGATCCATCTCAAAACTTTATCCTTCGCCATCCGCGTCCTCTAGATGCTATTTTTCAGCCAAAAAGTGTCGCTTTAATCGGTGCTAAGGATGACCTTGGTTCTGTGGGATGCACGATTTTGGCTAACCTAGTGGACGGTCGGTTTGGAGGGAAAATATATCCTGTTAACCCTAAGAGAAATACGGTCTTAGGTTTGAAATGTCATCCTAAAGTCTCTGATATTCCAGAGCAAGTAGATCTTGCAATCATTGTGACTCCTGCTTTTTCAGTCCCAGGAATTGTTGCTGAGTGTGTGGAAGCGAAAGTGAGAGCAGCAATTATTATCTCGGCAGGTTTCAAAGAGCTTGGAGCTTCAGGCTTAAAATTAGAGCAAGAGATTCTTGCTTATGCTAAGAGCGGGCGTATGCCTGTGATTGGTCCTAATTGTCTTGGGGTCATGAATCCGATCTATGGGTTAAATGCAACTTTTGCTAGAGGAATGGCTTTACCAGGCAATGTGGCTTTCTTAAGTCAATCAGGAGCTATGTGCACAGCAGTGCTTGATTGGAGTTTTAAGGAAAAAATAGGTTTTAGCTCATTTGTCTCTGTTGGATCAATGGCGGACGTCGATTGGGGGGATCTCATCGACTATCTTGGGGGGGATCCGAATACGCATAGCATTTTAATGTACATGGAAACCGTTGGCGACCCCCGTTCATTTCTTTCTGCGGCAAGAGAAATCGCTCTCGAAAAGCCGATTATTGTCATCAAAGCCGGCCGTTCAACTGCAGCAGCTCAAGCTGCAGCTTCCCATACGGGTTCTTTAGCTGGCAGTGATGAAGTTTTTGATGCTGCTTTAGAAAGAGTTGGTGTACTGAGAGTAAATACGATCGGGGAGCTTTTTCAAATGGCTTCTGTGTTAGCGCATCAACCTCGTCCAAGGGGGCCTAAACTTTCGATTGTTACTAATGCTGGTGGACCCGCAGTTCTCGCAACAGATTCCCTCGTGTTAAATGGCGCTGAATTGGCCAAAATCAGCGACCACTCAATCGAGAATCTTAACAGTGTTTTGCCAGATGCTTGGAGCCACAGTAATCCGATCGATATTTTAGGTGATGCGGGACCTGAGCGTTATGCTAACACGTTAGAAATCCTTTCAAAGGATGAAAGCTCTGATGGCATTTTGGTGATTCTTTCTCCGCAAGATGTTACTGATCCTACGAATACCGCAGAAGTTTTAAAGCCCTACGCCCATCTTGCAAAAAAACCACTTTTAGCTAGCTGGATGGGAGGGTCCTCCGTTTTAAGAGGGATTGAAATTTTATCGTTTGCCAAAATCCCAACCTTCGATTACCCCGACGATGCTGCAGCTGCTTTTGCCACAATGTGGCGCTATAGCAAAAATCTTCAAATCCTTTACCAAACCCCATCTTATAACGATGGATTTCAAATTGAGATTGCAACAGGGCAAAGAAAAGTGGCACAAGATCTCCTCACCAAGGCTAGAGAACAGGGGAAGGAGCTCCTAGACGAATTTGAGTCAAAAAAAGTTTTAGAAGGATATGGCATTCCTATAGTGCAAACGGCGATTGCTTTAAACGAAGCCGAAGCTGTAAAAATTTCTGAAGAAATGGGCTTTCCTATCGTTTTGAAGCTTTTTTCCAAGACAATTACCCACAAGACAGATGTGGGAGGTGTGAAACTAAACTTAAAAACCAAAGAAGATGTTTCGCTAGCTTTTAGAGAAATAAAAGAAGCGGTTTATCGAAAGGCTAATCCAGAAGATTTCCAAGGTGTAACAGTTCAAAAAATGATTCAACTTGAAGGTTATGAGCTGATTATTGGTAGTAGCGTTGATGACCAATTTGGACCGGTGATTTTGTTTGGTGCTGGCGGTCAACTCGTAGAGGTATTCAAAGATCGTTCCTTAGGGCTGCCCCCACTTAATGCTCACCTTGCAACTTCTCTTATGGAAAAGACCAAAATTTATGAAGCATTAAAAGGTGTAAGAGGAAGAGGAAGCGTTAACTTAAAAGAGCTATCGTCTATCTTAGCTCGTTTTGCTCAAATGATTGCTGAAAATCCTTCCATTAAAGAATGTGATATTAATCCGTTACTAGCTTCTTCAGAAGGGTTGATCGCTTTAGACGCGCGGATTGTGCTTTTTGGGAAAAATGTTTCTAATGATCAATTGCCTAAAATTGCCATAAGGCCCTATCCCTCTCAGTATGTTGAAAGCTGGGATTTAAAAAATGGGACCTCCGTGCTTATCCGTCCAATCCTCCCTGAGGATGAACCTTTGGTCGTCTTGTTTCATAAGGAGCTTTCAGAAAATACTGTGCGCCAACGTTATTTTGAGTTTCTAAGTTTAGATGATCGAACCTCCCATGAAAGATTGATTCGGATTTGCTTTAATGATTACGATAGAGAATTAGCATTAGTGGCTGAAATTAAAGATCCTCGTACTCATGAAAAACGCCTCATTGGGATCGCCAGGTTAAGTCGATTACCAAGCAGCCGAGATGCCCAGTTGACGTTAATCATTGGCGATGCCTACCATAATCAAGGCCTTGGGACGGAACTTTTGCGGCAATTAATTCGCATCGCTCGCGCAGAAGAAATGGAAAGAATTTTTGCCAACATCCTTACAGAAAATCATGGGATGCTTAAAATTTTAAACAAGCTTGGATTTTCAATAAATGTTCAGGAACATTCCTTGATCGCAGTTGCTGATTTAAAAACTAAGTATTTCAGTTAATTGTTGAATTTA
The window above is part of the Chlamydiales bacterium STE3 genome. Proteins encoded here:
- a CDS encoding Host cell attachment-required protein (Product derived from UniProtKB/Trembl:B8GQU9), whose translation is MEREAWVVVADNAYARIFRLEKNRHLVEVETLVHPASRLREQDLVSDRPGRSFESSTVARRSVGTTNPPKKQEAINFSKIVANYLNEATNCNRCEKIYLAASPSFLGLLRQSLNKTTTQIIENEINKEITHLDPKEICAFFPFAHP
- a CDS encoding putative protein YfiQ (Product derived from UniProtKB/Swiss-Prot:P76594;Gene name derived from UniProtKB/Swiss-Prot:P76594; Uncharacterized protein YfiQ) — protein: MTFQKLTDPSQNFILRHPRPLDAIFQPKSVALIGAKDDLGSVGCTILANLVDGRFGGKIYPVNPKRNTVLGLKCHPKVSDIPEQVDLAIIVTPAFSVPGIVAECVEAKVRAAIIISAGFKELGASGLKLEQEILAYAKSGRMPVIGPNCLGVMNPIYGLNATFARGMALPGNVAFLSQSGAMCTAVLDWSFKEKIGFSSFVSVGSMADVDWGDLIDYLGGDPNTHSILMYMETVGDPRSFLSAAREIALEKPIIVIKAGRSTAAAQAAASHTGSLAGSDEVFDAALERVGVLRVNTIGELFQMASVLAHQPRPRGPKLSIVTNAGGPAVLATDSLVLNGAELAKISDHSIENLNSVLPDAWSHSNPIDILGDAGPERYANTLEILSKDESSDGILVILSPQDVTDPTNTAEVLKPYAHLAKKPLLASWMGGSSVLRGIEILSFAKIPTFDYPDDAAAAFATMWRYSKNLQILYQTPSYNDGFQIEIATGQRKVAQDLLTKAREQGKELLDEFESKKVLEGYGIPIVQTAIALNEAEAVKISEEMGFPIVLKLFSKTITHKTDVGGVKLNLKTKEDVSLAFREIKEAVYRKANPEDFQGVTVQKMIQLEGYELIIGSSVDDQFGPVILFGAGGQLVEVFKDRSLGLPPLNAHLATSLMEKTKIYEALKGVRGRGSVNLKELSSILARFAQMIAENPSIKECDINPLLASSEGLIALDARIVLFGKNVSNDQLPKIAIRPYPSQYVESWDLKNGTSVLIRPILPEDEPLVVLFHKELSENTVRQRYFEFLSLDDRTSHERLIRICFNDYDRELALVAEIKDPRTHEKRLIGIARLSRLPSSRDAQLTLIIGDAYHNQGLGTELLRQLIRIARAEEMERIFANILTENHGMLKILNKLGFSINVQEHSLIAVADLKTKYFS
- a CDS encoding hypothetical protein (Product derived from UniProtKB/Swiss-Prot:Q9CC91;Uncharacterized protein ML1105), which encodes MSDSLKHFNAQLVKCKLCPRLVAYRETVDLPASLKLQPCWRKPVPGFGDSHAWLAILGLAPSSQGGNRTGRIFTGDKSAIFLMRALHQVGLANQEQSTSIYDGLCLKGCYMTAAVKCVPPKHTPTREEFKRCVTSYLLQELELLSNLKAVLVLGRLAFDAYFEWAKQLNPHLTKPSFVHGREYRFPHLPILYASYHPSPRNTNTGLLTQDMLIHLMMKIIELNK
- a CDS encoding putative membrane protein (Product derived from UniProtKB/Trembl:D6YWV8) is translated as MDEFWQDLVSGEIQFRDKWQFELKSEFSLKRPHKASTYTQEFYIFIPNSLQVNDQVYPKEEFYRDQTNLIRYKTPKFSLRALMDKKQLGSPLNRLKAMLGSQSKVNAEAIEDELKLLGNIFRSSLRDQILKILTPSQFNNQEIVKFCSEIKAFRKYFLEMQESFETTLINSQISIAFHLIDEFISNSIDYFLTGLLQEARKRSLDEEIDNRICHLIIEEKKYREKIAPASEEKEAFFYRNGLLKKFVIDALMLNTSRSSVQQKYGHYIGAISAGVAMLIYILLFIWQGQVFVMNSEPFIILTVLAYILKDRLKESLKNISYQRALLWFSDYTIEIQSPNEKNIIGELRESFTFVDENAVNPEILKVRNKEFHSILSAVKRPEQVMYIKKIVKIFPDEEFLLKRRKALNMIFRYNIQDFLTKASDPMHNYTTLNPDTRELIHTSLPKIYHLNIILRNTFQDENMKTKVEIKKFRLIIDKEGIKHIDQIKTRFA
- a CDS encoding Uncharacterized protein (Product derived from UniProtKB/Trembl:D5C2U0); the encoded protein is MNKEKKNLAESVLHRLKNYAKTTLRRTDELLRYFAIERFLYRLSLSQHSAKFFLKGGLMLKAWEISNHRTTLDIDLLGKTQNSLQNIKGIITDICDLDVAVDGIYYETTSIKLTEMQVNGEYHGVRVLFTANMHSAKIPMQLDIGFSDLIFPEPLVVAYPTILDFPAPKLKGYTPESVIAEKFEAMMKLGLVNTRMKDFFDVWILSQQRSFTGECLQNAIKTTFEKRQTLLNSLPDSINEVFYTDQIHQTRWKQFLKNIESEEKNIELPKVINEIKEFLEPIVIASMNKQIFRKTWNYEKKWA
- a CDS encoding Uncharacterized protein (Product derived from UniProtKB/Trembl:D5C2U1), with product MSFPLKFNKAKNIFKMHGGILNTAKAIKLGIHPKTLYNMRDQGVLELLSRGLYRLSESPEIAQPDLVIISQKIPHAVICLISALSFHEITTQIPHKVDIAIPLKAHKPIIDYPPVQLFWYSEKNFLAGIEKHKIDGVNVRVYSVEKTLADCFKYRNKIGLDIAMEALRLYWQRKKTNVSKILEYAKVCRCEKIIKPYIEMIAHE